Genomic window (Helianthus annuus cultivar XRQ/B chromosome 3, HanXRQr2.0-SUNRISE, whole genome shotgun sequence):
AGGAATgaaaataagtccacgcagggacttgatacaGAAATCAAACAAATGTCCATGCAGGGACATTATTACAATAaacaagaaacaaaaacaacCCTCTATTTCTTCTTCCCCTTGATAAGGTTGGCAAGGCCCTTCATGAAGCTAATGTGCCTCTCCTTGTTCTTCTTGGTCTTCTACTCAACCCTGTCCAACCTCTCCAAGATTTCCTGgttttgttgctgctgctgtagTTGCTGGGAAGGAGGTGGCTGATACGGAGGATACTGATAACCCTGAATAGGGTAGTCAGTTGGAGGCACAGGGGGGTAAGAAGAAGGATAAAGGTGGTGATATTGCGCAGTCGTAAGATATGGGTCATGGGTTCCGTAGCCCAATGGATATCCCGACGGGTCTCCATAAGGATTATACCCGGAAGAACCTGGGTATGTCGGAATTGGGTTATCAAATCCCACAGGCGGCATAGGTGGTGCATAAGAAGCTTGCGGAGGATCAGCCTCCGGTGCCGCATTCGAGGGCCCACCCATTTGAGGGTCCTCGGGAATAGGGGGATAGGAACTCGACCCTCGAGGAGAACTAAAACGGGGTCCTCCTCTAACGGACATGCGAGCGTTCCTCCTTCGCCTCGGAGGCTCGggaggtggttgtggtggctGCTGCGGTGGCTCCTCTACcggaagtggtggtggtgagacagCTTGAAGTTGAGGATCATCTAAAGGTGGTTGAGCCGGAGAGCTATGATAAGATGGGGTAAAGAACCAGTCATAGGTAGCCATCCTCTCTTGGAAGGAGTCGGGTCCACGATAAGGAGATCCCTGAAATGGTGACCCACTAGATATGCTGATAGGGTGGCCCGGGGTTCCTGTTTGCATCTCCGGGTCGGGGTCGTCATCCATCTCCATTTCTTGAGAGAAATGGTCCTCAGGGCCCAGCGGGTTGTAGCCAAGGAAGTCGTTCACATAGTCGGCTGGGTTGAATTGTCTTGGAGAGTAGGGGGATTCGGAATGATGAAATGAATGAGATTGTAAAGAGTTATGCGGTGGGTATGATTCATGCGAGTAGTGAGACTGGTCCGAATGGTGAGAGTGTTCGGGCTCATTTGGAGCAAATGGTCCGAAAGACGGATGAAAAAATGGCGAAGAGCTAAGCGAGACCGAGTGTCTTGCCGGCTCGAAAGGTTGACCCCACATATCGCGGGAGTCGGAGGTGGAAAAAGACGCCGATGGAGTGCGTCTGTGAGATGGTCCTGCAGATGACGGTCCTCCACGCATGGGACCCTTGCCACGTCCTCTTAGTCTTGGAGGCATGATGGTTAACTTCCTGTTGAACAAGagaacaaaataaaacaaaacataaaagtAATAAAAGAAAGATAAAGATGCatcctaggtcatttgcctagactcaagagtctaaggaatgtgcttattgtgtcattgagattaaacacaaaaggttaatgtttaattcgctcaatgttggctctgataccaacctgtcacaccccaatattccacgtattaccggtgggcccggtggggagtatcgtgacgtagttgatatcatcattgtcaacacacacaataatatagcacagcggaaggctgggtaaataaactattacaaaccatactgtctgtcgatgttcgaatacaagaaaatacagactggaatgtaataagatccacaggcggatcataaagtacaaagtaacaaaaactacagactcagggtatctatgggatttgcaagatcctctacaacaccctatagctccagcctatttcgataagtacctgtcaaatcaatctttaggaaaatacgtcagtatacactggtaaatacaatttaactgactcgttttgaaaacatttaagaaaattggtttagatgcacaaggcacaaatattttataacttgggacaatcttattaaaatcttgtatacagttttacatgcttgtcatacatgtggggccggtttgtaagccggacatgattaactgactcaccacttatagaacccacaaaggagttatccccaacttgtgggtaaattaatatttagcatttgcatctgtcgggtgcatgcctgcaccccgtgcatagtcgtggccattaataacttaaatgagccaaggatatccaggacacggtcgttaacccccaaatgtttatgttatcaaacaatacagat
Coding sequences:
- the LOC110931172 gene encoding extensin-like, with the protein product MPPRLRGRGKGPMRGGPSSAGPSHRRTPSASFSTSDSRDMWGQPFEPARHSVSLSSSPFFHPSFGPFAPNEPEHSHHSDQSHYSHESYPPHNSLQSHSFHHSESPYSPRQFNPADYVNDFLGYNPLGPEDHFSQEMEMDDDPDPEMQTGTPGHPISISSGSPFQGSPYRGPDSFQERMATYDWFFTPSYHSSPAQPPLDDPQLQAVSPPPLPVEEPPQQPPQPPPEPPRRRRNARMSVRGGPRFSSPRGSSSYPPIPEDPQMGGPSNAAPEADPPQASYAPPMPPVGFDNPIPTYPGSSGYNPYGDPSGYPLGYGTHDPYLTTAQYHHLYPSSYPPVPPTDYPIQGYQYPPYQPPPSQQLQQQQQNQEILERLDRVE